One Tachyglossus aculeatus isolate mTacAcu1 chromosome 18, mTacAcu1.pri, whole genome shotgun sequence DNA segment encodes these proteins:
- the LOC119940070 gene encoding olfactory receptor 6C74-like has translation MRNHTQVTEFILLGLMDDPDLQAVIFLYMSCTYILSVTGNLIIVTLTLLDSCLLAPVYFFLRCFSFLEICVTSACIPRFLATIITGDRNISYNCCATQLFFFLLGVTAFFLLAAMSYDRYVAICRPLHYTTVMSQRVCTLLLLCSWLTGFLFICPPLILGLQLDLCGPVAIDHFFCDISPLLLLSCSYTGFLELMAFVLAMGTQLVTLVLVAVSYSAITRAILRLPSAQQRKKAFSTCSSHTVVVSITYGSCICMYIKPSAKDRVDLNKGVALLFTSVVPILNPFIYTLRNQQVKQAIRDLVYRVEFITKGT, from the exons ATGAGGAATCACACGCAAgtgactgagttcatcctcctAGGGCTCATGGACGACCCGGACTTGCAAGCGGTGATTTTCCTCTAcatgtcttgca cctacATACTGAGTGTCACCGGCAACCTGATCATTGTCACCCTCACCCTACTGGATTCCTGCCTCCTCGCCCCTGTGTATTTCTTcctgcgctgcttctccttcctggagatctgcGTCACCTCCGCCTGCATCCCCAGATTCCTCGCTACCATAATCACAGGGGACAGAAACATTTCCTACAACTGTTGTGCAACTCAGCTATTCTTTTTTCTGCTGGGGGTGACCgcgttcttcctcctggccgccatgtcctatgaccgctatgtcgccatctgccggccgctgcactacacgaccgtcatgagccagagagtctgcaccctgctgctcctctgctcctggcTAACCGGGTTCCTGTTCATCTGTCCTCCCCTCATCCTTGGCCTCCAACTGGACCTCTGTGGCCCGGTAGCCAtcgaccatttcttctgtgacatctcccctctgctcctgctctcctgctcgtacaccgggttcctggagctgatggctttcGTCTTGGCCATGGGGACACAACTGGTCACCTTGGTGTTAGTGGCCGTGTCCTACTCAGCCATCACCCgcgccatcctgagactgccctccgctcagcagaggaaaaaggccttttccacctgctcctcccacacggtcgtggtctccatcacatacggGAGCTGCATCTGTATGTACATCAAACCGtctgccaaggacagggtggactTAAACAAGGGGGTGGCCCTGCTCTTCACTTCCGTGGTCCCCatactgaaccccttcatctacaccttACGGAaccagcaggtcaagcaggccatcAGGGACCTGGTGTACCGAGTTGAATTTATCACCAAGGG GACCTGA
- the LOC119940305 gene encoding olfactory receptor 6C74-like, translating into MRNHTQVTEFILLGLTDDPDLQAVILLYMSITYVLSITGNMTIVILTLLDSHLHTPMYFFLRCFSFLEICFTSACIPRFLAAIVTGDRTISYNCCATQLFFFFLLGVTEFYLLAAMSYDRYVAICRPLHYTTVMSQKVCTLLVLCSCLTGFLISFPPIIIGLQLDFCGPVDIDHFFCDISPLLLLSCSDTGLLELMAFILAVGILLFTLMLVALSYTAIARAILRLHSIQQRKKAFSTCSSHMVVVSITYGSCIFMYIKPSAKDRVNLNKGVAALYTSVVPMLNPFIYTLRIQQVKQANRDLVHRAEFSTKQ; encoded by the coding sequence ATGAGGAATCACACGCAAGTGACTGAGTTCATCCTGCTAGGGCTCACGGATGATCCGGACTTGCAAGCGGTGATTCTCCTCTACATGTCTATCACCTACGTTCTAAGTATCACTGGAAACATGACCATCGTCATCCTCACCCTGCTGGACTCccatctccacacccccatgtacttcttcctgcgctgcttctccttcctggagatctgcttcacgtcagcctgcattcccagattcctggctGCCATCGTCACAggggacaggaccatttcctacAACTGTTGTGCAACTCAGCTCTTCTTCTTTTTTCTGCTGGGGGTGACCGAGTTTTAcctcctggccgccatgtcctatgaccgttacgtcgccatctgccggccTCTGCACTACACGACTGTCATGAGCCAGAAAGTCTGCACGctgctggtcctctgctcctgTCTGACCGGGTTCCTGATCAGCTTTCCTCCCATTATCATTGGCCTCCAACTGGACTTCTGTGGCCCGGTAGACAttgaccacttcttctgtgacatctcccctctgctcctcctttcctGCTCGGACACCGGGCTTCTGGAGCTGATGGCTTTCATCTTGGCAGTAGGGATTCTCCTGTTCACCTTGATGTTAGTGGCCTTGTCCTACACTGCCATCGCCCGCGCCATCCTGAGACTGCACTCCAttcagcagaggaaaaaggccttttccacctgctcttcCCACATGGTCGTAGTCTCCATCACATACGGGAGCTGCATCTTTATGTACATCAAACCGTCTGCCAAGGACAGGGTGAATTTAAACAAGGGGGTGGCCGCGCTTTACACTTCCGTggtccccatgctgaaccccttcatctacaccctgcggatccagcaggtcaagcaggccaaCAGGGACCTGGTACACCGAGCTGAATTTTCCACCAAGCAGTGA